From the Carassius carassius chromosome 45, fCarCar2.1, whole genome shotgun sequence genome, one window contains:
- the LOC132127378 gene encoding BPTI/Kunitz domain-containing protein-like, with product MRRSSLCVLLALLGFGGVSASSEAPRCTEPKDEGKGKARVLNYFYDPQLQHCVPFFYKGAGGNSNRFNSDEACVKTCLPKGDEMYPDEDKVCSLPKDQGTCFAIIPKFYYDNEEKICRTFLYGGCRGNGNRFDTLEDCKNMCLARSGRLLEAADLPNPDEKTVDAGLIVGILVGIVFAGAVISAIVMFVLRKKSKKAQRKLVPTSDIEMK from the exons ATGAGGAGATCAAGTCTGTGTGTTCTGCTGGCGCTTCTGGGGTTCGGAGGCGTTTCTGCTTCATCAGAGG CCCCACGGTGCACAGAGCCAAAAGATGAAGGAAAAGGAAAAGCAAGAGTGTTGAATTATTTCTATGATCCACAGTTACAGCACTGCGTCCCGTTCTTCTATAAAGGCGCAGGCGGCAACAGCAACCGTTTCAACAGCGATGAAGCCTGTGTGAAAACATGTTTACCCAAAGGAGATGAAATGTACCCGGATGAGG ATAAAGTCTGTTCTCTGCCAAAGGACCAAGGCACCTGTTTCGCCATCATTCCCAAGTTTTATTAcgacaatgaagagaaaatcTGCCGCACGTTCTTATATGGAGGCTGCAGAGGAAACGGCAACCGTTTTGATACTCTAGAGGATTGCAAGAACATGTGTCTCG cacggTCTGGGCGGCTTCTGGAAGCTGCAGACCTGCCAAACCCTGATGAGAAGACTGTTGATGCAG GACTGATTGTAGGTATTTTGGTTGGGATTGTGTTCGCTGGTGCTGTCATTTCTGCGATTGTGATGTTTGTGCTCCGAAA gAAAAGCAAGAAAGCACAAAGAAAGCTAGTGCCGACATCTGATATCGAAATGAAATAG
- the nxnl2 gene encoding nucleoredoxin-like protein 2: MVEVFSGRTLVNKEGDLVDPEQALRNKVVGLYFSAGWCPPCRDFTPLLCDFYTELVEESEPPAQFEIVFISSDKCTEDMVEYYHDMHGDWLALPWTDPYKHELKKRYNITALPKLVIVKENGQVITDKGRKQIRDQGLACFRSWLEVAEIFQNFKG; encoded by the exons ATGGTCGAGGTGTTTTCAGGCCGGACTCTGGTGAATAAAGAAGGAGATCTGGTGGATCCAGAGCAAGCGCTCCGGAATAAAGTGGTGGGGCTGTATTTCTCGGCTGGATGGTGTCCTCCGTGTCGAGACTTCACCCCGCTGCTGTGTGATTTCTACACCGAGCTGGTGGAGGAAAGCGAGCCTCCTGCCCAGTTTGAGATCGTCTTCATATCCTCGGATAAATGCACAGAAGACATGGTGGAGTATTATCATGACATGCACGGGGACTGGCTGGCTCTGCCCTGGACGGATCCATACAAACA CGAACTCAAGAAGAGATACAACATCACAGCCTTACCGAAGCTGGTCATCGTGAAGGAGAACGGTCAGGTGATCACCGACAAAGGCCGAAAGCAGATCCGGGACCAGGGTCTGGCGTGTTTCCGGAGCTGGCTGGAGGTGGCCGAGATCTTCCAGAACTTTAAAGGCTGA
- the LOC132127111 gene encoding spindlin-Z-like: MKTPFGKNAAQRSRADAGHAGVSANMMKKKNSHKKHKSSVGPTKAVAQPRRNIVGCRIQHIWKEGSGTASQWKGTVLDQVPVNPSLYLIKYDGFDCVYGLELHKDERVQGLEVLPDRLASTRISDAHLADTMIGKAVEHMFETEDGTKNEWRGMVLARAPIMNTWFYITYEKDPVLYMYQLLDDYKDGDLRIMPDSNDSPPAEREPGEVVDSLVGKQVEYAKEDGSKRTGMVIHQVEAKPSVYFIKFDDDFHIYVYDLVKTS, encoded by the exons ATGAAGACCCCATTCGGGAAGAACGCCGCCCAGAGATCCAGAGCTGATGCAG GGCATGCTGGTGTCTCTGCAAATATGATGAAGAAAAAGAACTCTCATAA GAAACACAAAAGCAGCGTAGGCCCCACCAAAGCAGTGGCTCAGCCGCGGAGGAACATCGTGGGCTGTCGTATCCAGCACATCTGGAAGGAGGGCAGCGGCACGGCGTCACAGTGGAAAGGCACAGTTTTAGACCAGGTGCCCGTCAACCCTTCGCTCTACCTGATCAAATACGACGGCTTCGACTGCGTCTATGGCCTGGAGCTGCATAAAGATGAGCGTGTGCAGGGACTCGAGGTCCTGCCAGACAGACTCG CCTCGACGCGCATCAGTGACGCTCACCTGGCAGACACCATGATCGGGAAAGCCGTGGAGCACATGTTCGAGACGGAGGATGGCACTAAGAACGAGTGGAGGGGAATGGTTCTGGCCCGGGCGCCCATCATGAACACATGGTTCTACATCACGTACGAGAAAGACCCGGTGCTCTACATGTATCAGCTGCTGGATGACTATAAAGACGGAGATCTGAGGATCATGCCAGACTCCA ACGACTCACCCCCGGCGGAGCGTGAGCCCGGAGAGGTGGTGGACAGCCTCGTGGGGAAGCAGGTGGAATACGCCAAAGAGGACGGCTCTAAACGAACTGGGATGGTTATCCATCAGGTGGAGGCCAAGCCCTCCGTCTACTTCATCAAGTTTGATGACGACTTTCACATTTACGTCTATGACCTGGTGAAAACATCGTAA